The DNA segment AAAGGAAACCTTGGAACCCATCAAGACCTCCTGTTAATCAATGAAGAAAAGGTAAACATGTTTGATGTGTGCTCTGTCTTATGCTCACATTTCAAACTTTGAAATCTGAAGGTTAGGGTCATAGGTTGTCAGTGACAGGAAGCCAAGCTGAGAGTAAACATCACAGAAAAGTTCCTCAACAGCAAATGAGTCCTCCATGCTGGATACTGAAATGATgccattccagatgttttggactcagCGGCGAAGAAACCCTTTCCGGCACCTGGGGCGGAGAAGCCCATACAGAGTGTGCATGTGCAGTATCCCGTAcagactgcgcatgtgcggcatcccgcATGCGCACACTCCGTACGGAATGCTGCACATATGCAGTCCATACAGGGTGCTGCACATGTGCACTCTGTACGGAATGCCACAGATGCGCAATCCATATGGGCTGCCGCTTGCATGGCGTCCGTATGGACTGCCACTTGCAAGGTGACCGTATGGACTGCGCATGTGTGGCATCCCGTACGGACCGCATGCGCAGCAGCCCATACAGTCACCGTGCAAGAGGCATCCCGTACGGACTGCGCATGCCCtcagccactctacagctggggggaggcaggggccatatTTTCACCCCCCCTGAGTGGCACCCAGGGCGCCCTgccccctccgccccccttcctacgcccctctttggactacaatgcccatcagccacagctatcCAGTGATCAAGGTTGATGgtgactgtagtccaaaacccaTGGTGCAGCACACCAGTTCGGGAAGGCAGCATTGAAATTAATGTCAGCATAACAGCATAAATGGCTTCTATAAATGCATCTTATTCTACCGTCCAGGTGAGATGGGGAAAATATATTAGCCTATCTGGCTCTCCAATGCACATACAAGCATGATTCCTTCTCCACCTCCTGGTCTCATCTCCTGATTCTGTTCTTACTAAAAACTAAGCCCTCTTTATTCATTTGGATGCTAATACCCCGTTATTCTGATGCTTTGAAGCACTAATGGTTAATCCCTCCAGGCATCATCAACATTTGTTGATTGACTAGGATTAAAGGCTGGTACACACTTCGGATGTTAGTTAACTTTTCATATGCCAATTGCTGGTGCTCAGAAGTAGGTCCACACACATCTCAATCCACATGGATCTTGATTACATTCTCAAGGTCCGATACACATTCCTTACGCACAAATGAAACACCTCAAACCCATTGCATAAACATTGAGATATGCCAGTTATAACATACAAATTCTAATTAAATCCTAATAGGCTTGTGGTTGGAGCCCACCCAATCCTGTGATTTACTAAGCCTAAACATTTAGCACCATAGATCTATTACAATATCTTTTGTGCTCTTCTGGAAGGAACCTCAGGCCTTTGAAAACTAAAGGAGCGGCAGAGATTTACAACAAAGGAGACACGAAAGGGATTGACCAGGAGGGGCTGCAACTCAGCTGGCTTGAACATGTGTTCCCGGTTTATGCATATGATCTGCCACTCAGTTACTCCCTGTTTTGTTTCCAGAAGATCCGGGTCCCAGGTTCCACTCAGAGCGGATTACACAATCTGACTCCATCACCTCAACAGCCCATTCCTAGCAGACGGACCACATTTAACCAACCAAACCAGTTCCTGGCCATGGGcgtagcctgggggggggggcatgggggcagctgcccccccatctagtaaaacaatagaaatacctAACTAACTGCCCAATCACATTGGTTCTGCCCCCAAttaagtcctgcccccccccccaaaatcctgccTACGCCCATGCTCCTGGTCCAGAATTTGAGGAAATAAAAGGCAAAGAGTAAAAGGAGTGGCCACTTTTGTCCCCGGGTGAGTTTacaaattcaatgggatttactctgaagtaaatgtGGATTGGATTGCAGAACCTTAATCTCTCAGCCATGTTTCCCCTGTAGAGAAGAGCTCTGAGCAAAAATACTCCTGTGACCCAGACAGGACGGCGGCAAGAGAGTCAGGGTGGATTtgaggtaaataataataataataatactaataataatttataccccgcccatctggctgggtttctccagccactctgggtggcttccaacagaatattaaaatacaataacctattaaacattaaaagcttccctaaacatgaaaGGACGTTCTAAAGGCCATGTTTACAAGGGGATTGTGCCAGATTTTACAGTTTCTGGATGCTACATTTTCTGTATTGCAATGGAGATTCTGGAGCCCCCAAAGGGTGGTGATAAatgaaaaagaggggggaaaggagctaGGGTTTTTTAAGTTGGAAAAAAGGGTGAACTGGGGACGGATGGACACAATCGAGGTGTGTAAATTTATACATGATGCGaagaaagcttttctccctcatcATACTAGAACCAGCAGctagaaatacagtcatacctcatgttacgtttgcttcatgatacgttttttcaggttgcgtcccatggcgacccggaagtactggaaagggttttgctgctcgcgcaaaatgacatcacgcgcatgcgcagaagtggtgaattgcaacctgcgcatgcacagacgtgccgctgcaggttgtgttctgctcatgttgggaatgggcctctggaatggatcccgttcgcaaccagaggtaccactgtaccataactagacactggaagGGACTATCAGGAATGAACACAGGCCACTGGTACCAAAACGTATGGGAAACCCTAccagaaaagctaaccaacaaacAAATGAGGGTGGGGACAGGCTATGGAGGATGCCTTCAGCCCAGTGTGGTTCCCCTTTATGACATTGCAGCAGCACAACAGGACAATGAGCTATTCCCTCCAACAGCATAGGAATCAATATGGCACACCTGACCCAACAACCGAGCCCCCCTCCCTCACACAAATAAACCACACCACAATCAACTAAACGCAACCAAGCAAGCATGGGAACAACCTGACCTCCctcaatatcaataaaaataaataaatacacaaacacagGACATACCAATGTGATGCTGACAGAACCCATCACCTTACACTAAGAATAGGCAATAGAACGGGGAAgagacagtacagtcatacctcgggttgaagtagcttcgggataagtacagtggtgccccacaagacgaatgcctcgcaagacgaaaaactcgctagacgaaagggttttccgttttttgagtcgttccgcaagacgaatttccctatgggcttgcttcgcaagacgaaacttcttgcgagtttgtttcctttttcttaaagccgcgaagccgttaatagccgctaagccgctaatagccgtgcttcgcaagacgaaaaaaccgcaagacgaagagactcgcggaacggattaatttcgtcttgcgaagcaccactgtgcgacccagaagtaacagagagCGTTACTTCTgctgcgacccagaagtaacagagagcgttacttctgggtttcgccgctcgtgcatgcgcagacgctcaaaatgaaagcgcgcgtgcgcagaagcggcgaatcatgacccagggggttgcattcgcttctggatgcgaacagggctccggaacggatcctgatcgcatccagaggtaccactgtatcgccatccctccaccctcccttcccccaacTGGAATGTTTCAGACAAAACTGTCTCTCCCCAAATGTAAACTCTGAAAAAGACTATGAACTGAAAGTGGAGACAATAGAAttgaggggtcagcaaacttttccagcagggggccggtccactgtccctcagaccttgtggggggggctggactatattttttttcaattcatcatTTAACATATATAAAATCCTGAGCCAATTAAGGATCTGCAAGCAAAAAAAATGTGAATTCCTCGCGGCTGGcagcttcctctttctcctcctcctccgagagGCGGTTCCAGCGGCGACTCCAGGCGACCCTCCTTCCCGGCCGGGGGCTGAGCttgcgggcgggcgggcggcgccTGCTCCTCGGCCGGCCTCTCTCTCCATGGATCCTCCGCCGCATCTGCGCGAGTTCCAGGCGCTGGTGGATCGCGCGGGCGggcgcgcgcggctgctgctggtgGGCGAGGCGCGCGAGGGCGAGCCTGCGCCGCGGGCGCTGCTGGAGACCTTCGCCCGGGACCTCTTCGCCGAGCCGGAGCCCGAGCCGCGCAAGGAGCCGGAGGCGCAGCCCGATCCTCCCGCCGGAGGGGCGCGCAAGGTCCGCGTGCGCCTGGGCGGCCGGGGCTCGGCGGCGCGCTCCTCGTGCGCGCTGCTCTTCGTGCTCTTCCGCCAGGCGTCGCTTGCGCCTCTGCCTCCGCCGCGCGCTCGCCGGGAGCGGCTCCGCCTGCGCGAGATCCTCCGCGACGTGCGCGGCCGGCTGCCCTCGGCGGCGCGCCCCGGGGTGGTGGGCGTGGTGGTGCTGGGCGGCGGCGAGGCCGAGGGCGCCCGGCTGCAGCTCGACGCCTTGCTCCGCCAGGTCTTCCGGAGGAGGCGCCCGGCGGAGCAGGACACCCTGCAAGCCGCATCCTACAGCCCCGGAGCCGGACAGGGCGCCGCCGAAGCCCGCGCCGCCGCCTGCCGGGCGCTGAGAGCCGCCCTGAAGCTCCGAGCAGGTGAGCGCAGCGGGGCAGCCGGCAGGCAGCGCCCCGATTGATTGATTTTTTGCATTTATACCCAGCTCTCTTTTGCCCAGGTAGCTCCACGTGGACGTGCCGGATTTACgcataaactaaacaagctatagcttagggccccactttcttgggggaCCCCCCAAAAGTAAAGGGGAAaataactggatgtacatttcaacaacaacaataataataataataatacagtggtacctcgggttacatacatttcaggttacagacgcttcaggttacagactccgctaacccagaaatagtgcttcaggttaagaactttgcttcaggataagaacagaaatcgtgctccggtggtgtggcagcagcaggaggccccattagctaaagttgtgcatcagattaagaacagtttcaggttaagaacggacttccggaacgaattaagttcttaacctgagtaccactgtaacaacaacaacaataataataatgttgtagttgtttagtcgtgtccagctcttcgtgaccctctggaccagaacacgccaggcactcctgtcctccactacctcccacagtttggtcaaacgactccaagactttggccacttcgtgagaagagaagactccctggaaaagaccctgatgttgggaaagatggagggcccaaggagaaggggacgacagaggacgagatggtgggacagcgttcttgaagccacaaacatgagtttgaccaaactgtgggaggcagtggaggacaggagtgcctggcgtgctctggtccagggggtcatgaagaggcggacatgactaaacgactaaacaacaacaacaaaagtagcttcaagaacactgtcccaccatcttgtcctctgccatccccttctccttgtgccctccatctttcccaacatcagggtcttttccagggagtcttctcttctcctgaggtggccaaagtcttggagcctcagcttcaggatctgtccttccagtgagcactcaggtctgatttccttcagaatggagaggtttgatctcttgcagtccataggactctcaagacaataataataacaataataataacaaccacagagcctaggacttgccgatcagaaggtcagcagttcgaatccccgcattgggggagctcccgttgctcggtccctgctcctgcctgttgaatggtcactttaaaatgtgaaggttcattattgcttcacaagttgtgtatgtctttaagggccagggcaaataacaagacccagtcttacagctgtgaaacatagcaggtgctgctgagttgtgttaatcaagctgtgtcagcaattgacACAGTATGTAAGGATACAGTATatatagtatataaggagcagcacctaagCTCcctcattaccctgggggatgggttggtggttgggtctggtttgttgtttatgtatttagtgtataaggagtttttgtttttgttattaaagccttgtttaagttatttttgagtccctttttaatgcatggtctccccagcaagctctctgcagtgctactaaactgcaaatagccaacactgccaacctagcagttcaaaagcacgtcaaagtgcaagtagataaataggtaccgctccggcgggaaggtaaatggcgtttccgtgtgttgctccggttcgccagaagcggcttagtcatgctggccgcatgacccggaagctgtacgccggctccctcggccagtaaagcgagatgagcgctgcaacctcagagtcggccacgactggacctaatggtcaggggtcactttactttacattcccaaaatataagataaaaaacaattactttgataaagtacatattttgttatgtgcgaatggcttgagatacctattaggaccATCAATGactgtatagcatatattcaaccccaaaaacagtggcaatttgttgttgacaaaggacagctggaagtataaaggaccccattaccaTCAGTAGCTTAggccttagggcctcatcaaacctaaatccggccatgACTGTGGCCCACGtggttttgctccccccccccattcattcctcacaacaaccctatgaggtctAGCATAAGAGcattggcttgatctagcaggaATATCCCtttggcccatcaagtccagcatcctgatatTTCTTGCACCTGggattcagaagctttgctgcctcttgactgcagagcacagccatcaatcgacctctcctccattaatttgtctaatcctcttttaaagccatcttggttttggccatcactgcctcatgtggcagggagttccatagattaatCATGTGTTGCGTGAAGGAGGACTTGGCCTTGAGATTccgcttctctctttttttttaaataatatttattactttcccaaccatttaaacactacaaaaaaagaacaatataatacaaaaacactacataacactaacacattaaactaacaaaacagaacaaaaacaatttaaaacacctcaaacatttttcaatatcttatccttcattcacttatttcaacgacctcctcacacctccctttttgtactccacttctgttaattgtttcagcaattcctttccatcttcctctgttttctatcctataattatcttaacacattctagccttgttttttcctttaatattctattaatctatttatacttaattctttataacatttctactaaagccatataacttccttccaacattcttctaacattcattaattttacaatatttctgtaaatagtctaaactttttccagtcttcttccaccgactcttctccctggtctcggattttgccactcatttccgccaattccatatagtccatcaacttcatctgccattatccaacacttcagtgttttcaagaagcagccattctctcagccagcaaaaagcagctggttcacaacaaagtttaaggtctggcagggcaaatccacctccttGAGAGATTCCGCTTCTCAGGGCAGGTTTGCAGTTCCCTTGCTCCGCTAACTGCCTTCCGGCCCCTCCAGCCACATCCTTGGCTGCCAAACTAATCCTCCAGGACGGAGGCTGGTAATCTCCCAGGCTCTTAAAGGTGACCCTGGGGTCATTCCAGGCCACCTTGCTGCAAAGACGAAAGGTATATTGTTTCTTTCCGCTGGGCCCAAATCCCACGCATCTTTACTCACTTTCCCAGTGAGTTCAGAGAAGCAGAAGcatgcacctgcctgcctcccccccccaggtgATGTTTatagtcttttttaaaattttagtcatttttctttttcattcattacatacatctcaaattcttaacgtttactatatattcctccctccctccccttcaagACTTCCCCGAACTtgcgcttctggtttgtttttactttgtttttactttgcttattaataacataacatcaaacctaaaaacataaaaataaaagtaaatacgCCATCATATTTCACTAccttctaaacattttctaatgctgataatgtgaatgtttatttaaatcctgccatcaagtctatcgcctttctttgtttctgcaaatgttCCCAGTCTTTTTCAAAgcctgttgtctttttctcttagtctttctgtcatttttgccagttctgcatagttcatcaacttctcttgccgttgttctttagttggtatttctccagtcttcaagttttgtgcaatcaacattcttgctgctgtagtggcacaCATGAAAATAGTCCTCTTTTCTTTTGGTATCTCTTGACCTaaaatacctaacaaaaaggcttctgggtgtttttttacaaaagttattttcaacatatttcttcaattcattgtatatcatttcccagtagggtttttacctttttacaatgtTTCTAGTCTTGCTTCCCTCTTCCGGGGATTGTACACAGAGATACAGCTGGCAGCCTCTTTTCTGGGCAGGTTTGCTTTGGGTCCCAGAAGAGGGCACCCAAAATGATCCAAGGGGCTGGGGCAGCTCCCCTATGgggaaaggttacagcatttaaggaggatgttgacaagctggaaggtgtgcagaccAAGACGatgaagggcctggaaaccaagcctgatgaggaacggttgaaggagctgggtatgtttagcctggaaaagaggagatatgatagccatctccaaatatctaaagggccgtcacatggaggagggaggaagcttgttttctcctgctctggagggtaggactcgaacccgtggcttcgagtcacaagaaaggagattccgactaaacatcaggaaaaaacattctgacgGTCAGAGCTGTTTCAAAAAGGAATGGacgttgtggactctccttccttggaggttttcaagcagaggttggatctgtcagggatgctttagctgagatccctgcagtgcggggggttggactagatgaccccgaggggtcccttcccactctacaatccAATGATTCTGTGATTTAGGGCTGTGGAGAGAGAGCCAccagcctggatggctttaagGGATTAGGCAACAGGactttttgcagggagggagccaaagttgttgagctgcttcTAGGGGGTCCCACAAAAATTttgacctttttttgggggggggagatgcacctAAGtagttcagcccccccccccccgacaactaCTCCCATGAAACCATGCAGctacaatggctgtgctctcccTCTGTTGTTGGAGGTGCTGTCCCTGGAATCACAAATGGCCTGAGTGCtcatgcatattattattattattattattattattattattattattattttatgccccgcccatctggctgggtttccccagccactctgggcggctttcaacagaatattaaaaacaatacagtgtcagacattaaaaacttccctaaacagggctgccttcagatgtcttctaaaagtcaggtagttgtttatttccttgacatctgctgggagggcattctacggggcgggcgccaccaccgagaaggccttcatttcttgcagtgaggtaactgccagaaggccctcggcgctggatcttagtgtccagacagaatgatggggatggagacactccttcagggatacaggaccaaggccatttagggatttaaaggaaAGCACTTTCACCTGCTTTCACCCTCCCCAGGGGCATCTGACCAGCCGctctgagagcaggatgctggctaGATGAGCCACTCTCTTCGTCCCCCAGGACTCTTCTTGCGCTTCAGGACACCTTAACTGCCCCTGGGGGTTCTGGAGTGTTACTCCAGATTTGGCAAAGCAGATCTTCCTGAGCCAGATTATCCCATCTGCTGGGAGGTTTGCGCTTTGTACATCTGGCCTGACCTCTTGCTCTCTTCTTCATTCCAAAGACGGGGCGGAAGCCAAGAAGCAGAGGATCCCTGCCTTCCTGCAGTGCATCCCTTGGGCTCGGAGGAGTCGGCGGAAGGAAGGGCGTTCGGACGCAGCACCCAGCAGCTCCAGCGAAGGTCAGGTGTGCTTGAGGGCTCTGTGGTGCAGTAGGGGAGGCAGCTCTTGGGATCCGACGGCTGATCCGTAGCAACTTTTGTTACACGGGTGTCATCCCATGTGGAGTCCAGAATCAGATTCCTGATTTTGGTTTGAAAgtctgtggcgctgtgggttaaaccacagagcctagggcttgccgatcagaaggtcggtggttcgaatcccc comes from the Podarcis muralis chromosome 6, rPodMur119.hap1.1, whole genome shotgun sequence genome and includes:
- the C6H2orf72 gene encoding uncharacterized protein C2orf72 homolog, with translation MDPPPHLREFQALVDRAGGRARLLLVGEAREGEPAPRALLETFARDLFAEPEPEPRKEPEAQPDPPAGGARKVRVRLGGRGSAARSSCALLFVLFRQASLAPLPPPRARRERLRLREILRDVRGRLPSAARPGVVGVVVLGGGEAEGARLQLDALLRQVFRRRRPAEQDTLQAASYSPGAGQGAAEARAAACRALRAALKLRADGAEAKKQRIPAFLQCIPWARRSRRKEGRSDAAPSSSSEDALQDPEEGVSLTNMEPNGNCEEACGVAAT